The Labilithrix sp. genome contains a region encoding:
- a CDS encoding DUF2293 domain-containing protein, with protein sequence MPDSLVLAPTADPHVFLSPNGERLSPPDGWACLPPGDAAITRKVKLAGPSWAVLEKKGRKVFSKGLWAPHANIERARAEVASQRETPEYARTRAQATARRERDEAGYVVEFGEAVLAFLRFSKEWHPLALELARRVAAHATPVGSGTVARTKRIPVEERAEAAVIAWMRHQTTAYDSLQIARIKGERRAVRRALAEVSRAVLDLHRRDAPHAITQCPLCRAIAPDDDDPDLT encoded by the coding sequence ATGCCCGACTCGCTCGTCCTCGCGCCGACCGCCGACCCACACGTCTTCCTCTCCCCCAACGGAGAGAGGCTCTCACCGCCCGACGGCTGGGCGTGCCTCCCGCCCGGCGACGCCGCGATCACGCGCAAGGTGAAGCTCGCCGGCCCTTCGTGGGCGGTCCTCGAGAAGAAGGGCCGCAAGGTCTTCTCGAAGGGCCTCTGGGCGCCGCACGCGAACATCGAGCGCGCACGGGCGGAGGTCGCGAGCCAGCGCGAGACGCCGGAGTACGCCCGAACGCGCGCCCAGGCCACCGCGCGCCGCGAGCGCGACGAGGCGGGTTACGTCGTCGAGTTCGGCGAGGCCGTGCTCGCGTTCCTCCGCTTCTCGAAGGAGTGGCACCCGCTCGCGTTGGAGCTCGCGCGTCGCGTCGCGGCGCACGCGACGCCGGTAGGCAGCGGCACCGTCGCGCGCACGAAGCGCATCCCGGTGGAGGAGCGCGCGGAGGCGGCGGTCATCGCGTGGATGCGCCACCAGACGACGGCCTACGACTCCTTGCAGATCGCACGCATCAAGGGCGAACGCCGCGCCGTCCGCCGCGCCCTCGCCGAGGTCTCCCGCGCCGTCCTGGACCTCCACCGCCGCGACGCCCCCCACGCCATCACGCAGTGCCCCCTCTGCCGCGCCATCGCCCCCGACGACGACGACCCCGACCTCACGTAG
- a CDS encoding MerR family transcriptional regulator, translating into MLAPRYAVADTFTIQELSRATGVSVASIKFYVREGLLPAPVSSRPRRAYYDGRHAQRLTTIRALRDAGGLSLDAIGRALAAIERPGSDVVDVIAPAIDALAARPAAAPAALVRARADVKELFVRERLSVRARAGSRETIAGAIASLRRIGSPIAIEDLARYVALLRPLAKEEIENEETSAVLRSDKESSLELAILGTVLFEPILIGLRRALHEHYTTALVRKKPAREKPARKKKRAT; encoded by the coding sequence ATGCTCGCGCCTCGCTACGCGGTGGCAGATACCTTCACGATCCAGGAGCTCTCGCGGGCGACCGGCGTGTCGGTCGCGAGCATCAAGTTCTACGTGCGGGAGGGGCTCCTCCCCGCGCCCGTGTCGTCGCGGCCGCGGCGCGCCTACTACGACGGACGCCACGCGCAGCGGCTCACGACCATCCGCGCCCTCCGCGACGCCGGCGGTCTGTCGCTCGACGCGATCGGCCGCGCGCTCGCCGCGATCGAACGGCCGGGCAGCGACGTCGTCGACGTGATCGCCCCCGCCATCGACGCGCTCGCCGCTCGCCCCGCCGCCGCCCCCGCCGCGCTCGTGCGCGCGAGGGCGGACGTGAAGGAGCTGTTCGTGCGTGAGCGGCTCTCGGTGCGCGCGCGGGCAGGATCGCGGGAGACGATCGCCGGGGCGATCGCGTCGCTCCGCCGGATCGGGTCGCCGATCGCGATCGAGGACCTCGCGCGGTACGTCGCGCTCCTCCGTCCGCTCGCGAAGGAAGAGATCGAGAACGAAGAGACGAGCGCGGTCCTCCGCTCGGACAAGGAGAGCTCGCTCGAGCTCGCCATCCTCGGGACCGTGCTGTTCGAGCCGATCCTCATCGGCCTTCGCCGCGCGCTGCACGAGCACTACACGACGGCGCTCGTGCGGAAGAAGCCGGCGCGGGAGAAGCCGGCGCGGAAGAAGAAGCGCGCTACTTGA
- a CDS encoding lipase maturation factor family protein, producing the protein MPDLRERPRIARWLADGSSFVVTRTVLLRLLGGVYFVTFLSTFLQGPALIGEHGLLPMRGWLAAIARAQGSRFSGFLAAPSVFWVNASDAMLRGVTAFGMLLALAVVLGATNAAVMLALWAIQFSLYDVGQVFWGYGWEMQLLETGMLAAIVCPLRTWRPFASAPPASAIWLFRWLIARVMLGAGLIKLRGDECWRALTCLQTHYETQPNPSPVSWLLHQLPPWFHTGGVLVNHFVELVAPFLLLGPRRARRFAGACFVGFQAVLIASGNLSFLNWLTIVPALACFDDELVPARWRVTAPEPSRAHRRVALGYAAIVGVLSLGPIGNLLSSRQAMNASFDPLHLVSTYGAFGSVNAVRDEIVLEGSRDGERWEEYELPCKPGDVRRRPCLVSPYHYRLDWQMWFAAMSSYDEEPWIVELVDKLLRGDHAVDPLLARDPFAGGPPPRFVRARLFRYELTTWSTRREGWWRRGGGSEYLRPLSLGDPDLALFLAAHRLR; encoded by the coding sequence ATGCCGGACCTGCGGGAGCGCCCGCGGATCGCGCGGTGGCTCGCGGACGGCTCGTCGTTCGTCGTGACGCGCACGGTGCTCCTGCGGCTGCTCGGCGGCGTGTACTTCGTCACGTTCCTCTCGACGTTCCTGCAAGGACCCGCGCTGATCGGCGAGCACGGGCTCCTGCCGATGCGCGGCTGGCTCGCCGCGATCGCGCGCGCCCAAGGATCGCGCTTCAGCGGCTTCCTCGCCGCGCCGTCGGTGTTCTGGGTGAACGCGTCGGACGCGATGCTCCGCGGCGTCACCGCCTTCGGGATGCTGCTCGCGCTCGCGGTGGTGCTCGGCGCGACGAACGCCGCCGTCATGCTCGCGCTCTGGGCGATCCAGTTTTCGCTCTACGACGTCGGCCAGGTCTTCTGGGGTTACGGCTGGGAGATGCAGCTCCTCGAGACGGGGATGCTCGCGGCGATCGTGTGTCCGCTGCGGACGTGGCGGCCGTTCGCGTCGGCGCCGCCGGCCTCCGCGATCTGGCTCTTTCGCTGGCTCATCGCGCGCGTGATGCTCGGCGCCGGCCTCATCAAGCTCCGCGGCGACGAGTGCTGGCGCGCCCTCACGTGCCTGCAGACGCACTACGAGACGCAGCCGAACCCGAGCCCGGTCTCGTGGCTGCTTCACCAGCTGCCGCCGTGGTTCCACACCGGCGGCGTGCTCGTGAACCACTTCGTCGAGCTCGTCGCGCCGTTCCTGCTCTTGGGTCCGCGGCGCGCGCGGCGGTTCGCGGGGGCGTGTTTCGTCGGGTTCCAGGCGGTGTTGATCGCGAGCGGCAACCTCTCGTTCCTCAACTGGCTCACGATCGTCCCCGCGCTCGCGTGCTTCGACGACGAGCTCGTCCCCGCGCGCTGGCGCGTCACCGCGCCGGAGCCGAGCCGCGCGCATCGACGTGTCGCGCTCGGGTACGCGGCGATCGTGGGCGTCCTGAGCCTCGGACCGATCGGGAACCTGCTCTCGTCGCGGCAGGCGATGAACGCGTCGTTCGATCCGCTCCACCTCGTGAGCACCTACGGCGCCTTCGGATCGGTGAACGCGGTGCGCGACGAGATCGTGCTCGAGGGCTCGCGCGACGGCGAGCGATGGGAGGAGTACGAGCTGCCGTGCAAGCCCGGCGACGTGCGGCGGCGGCCGTGCCTCGTCTCGCCGTACCACTACCGCCTCGACTGGCAGATGTGGTTCGCGGCGATGAGCAGCTACGACGAGGAGCCGTGGATCGTCGAGCTCGTCGACAAGCTGCTCCGCGGCGACCACGCCGTCGACCCGCTCCTCGCCCGCGATCCCTTCGCGGGCGGCCCGCCGCCCCGCTTCGTGCGCGCGCGCCTGTTTCGCTACGAGCTGACGACCTGGTCGACCCGGCGCGAGGGCTGGTGGAGGCGAGGAGGTGGATCCGAATACCTCCGGCCGCTCTCGCTCGGAGACCCTGATTTGGCGCTCTTTCTCGCGGCGCATCGACTGCGTTGA
- a CDS encoding 2-hydroxyglutaryl-CoA dehydratase produces MNDTTFNGINGKKSLKIAGQDLDLDAEIAKFEAEERKRLGLDQKTEQWLDDMVDLQFTRKERDNVTLLIGGLTLAHDYLIEGGLKGVGYNVQMLNVPDTAAFQAGKEFGNRGQCNPTYFTVGNLVQYLIKLRDKGMSSEEIVKNYAFLTAGACGPCRFGMYVTEYRKALRDAGFDGFRVLLFQQTGGIKQATGDELGLELNGTFFWAILKGMFVGDVLNAYGYRVRPYEKVKGDANKKIQECKDLLYKALEDKTNILVALSKCKPILRSIEVDKTMVKPKVSIIGEFWAMTTEGDGNYQLQEFLEAEGAECDIQLVAAWMLYMLWEVRNDTADRADLREWDTAKYGLGGGGPFQVFQKLAISHLGDKAVKGIFQVFAHMVGLYGYKFASMEEVAEVAHDYYNNDLRGGEGHMEVGKLIVNVLHQKCHMTLSVKPFGCMPSAGVSDGVQTAITEKFPGTIFCPVETSGDGRVNFYSRVQMYLFKAKQAAQAEYERALTEQGVTREQVAAFLDANPKFRSPFYKAKHVYCGNNADIVAAVAPYILKTRTQRWKDRLANAVTGTKKVVQETPHLAVSLVEGVKQAPAFAERLKEDITIVREIRALKKQQKKNPVDTLDAAAEE; encoded by the coding sequence ATGAACGATACGACCTTCAACGGCATCAACGGCAAGAAGAGCCTCAAGATCGCGGGGCAGGACCTCGACCTCGACGCGGAGATCGCGAAGTTCGAGGCGGAGGAGCGGAAGCGCCTCGGGCTCGACCAGAAGACCGAGCAGTGGCTCGACGACATGGTCGACCTCCAGTTCACGCGCAAGGAGCGCGACAACGTCACGCTCCTCATCGGCGGCCTCACGCTCGCGCACGACTACCTGATCGAGGGCGGCCTCAAGGGCGTCGGCTACAACGTGCAGATGCTGAACGTGCCGGACACGGCGGCGTTCCAGGCGGGCAAGGAGTTCGGCAACCGCGGCCAGTGCAACCCGACCTACTTCACGGTCGGCAACCTGGTTCAGTACCTCATCAAGCTCCGCGACAAGGGGATGTCGAGCGAGGAGATCGTCAAGAACTACGCGTTCCTCACCGCGGGCGCGTGCGGTCCCTGCCGCTTCGGCATGTACGTCACGGAGTACCGGAAGGCGCTGCGCGACGCGGGCTTCGACGGCTTCCGCGTGCTCCTCTTCCAGCAGACCGGCGGCATCAAGCAGGCGACCGGCGACGAGCTCGGCCTCGAGCTGAACGGCACGTTCTTCTGGGCGATCCTGAAGGGCATGTTCGTCGGCGACGTGCTGAACGCCTACGGCTATCGCGTGCGTCCCTACGAGAAGGTGAAGGGCGACGCGAACAAGAAGATCCAGGAGTGCAAGGACCTCCTTTACAAGGCGCTCGAGGACAAGACGAACATCCTCGTCGCGCTCTCCAAGTGCAAGCCGATCCTCCGCAGCATCGAGGTCGACAAGACGATGGTGAAGCCGAAGGTCTCCATCATCGGCGAGTTCTGGGCGATGACGACGGAGGGCGACGGCAACTACCAGCTCCAGGAGTTCCTCGAGGCGGAGGGCGCGGAGTGTGACATCCAGCTCGTCGCGGCCTGGATGCTCTACATGCTGTGGGAGGTCCGGAACGACACCGCCGACCGCGCGGACCTCCGCGAGTGGGACACGGCGAAGTACGGCCTCGGCGGCGGCGGGCCGTTCCAGGTCTTCCAGAAGCTCGCGATCAGCCACCTCGGCGACAAGGCGGTGAAGGGCATCTTCCAGGTGTTCGCGCACATGGTCGGCCTCTACGGCTACAAGTTCGCGAGTATGGAGGAGGTCGCGGAGGTCGCGCACGACTACTACAACAACGATCTCCGCGGCGGCGAGGGGCACATGGAGGTCGGCAAGCTGATCGTCAACGTGCTCCACCAGAAGTGCCACATGACGCTGAGCGTGAAGCCGTTCGGCTGCATGCCGAGCGCGGGCGTCTCCGACGGCGTGCAGACGGCGATCACGGAGAAGTTCCCCGGCACCATCTTCTGCCCGGTCGAGACGAGCGGCGACGGCCGCGTGAACTTCTACTCGCGCGTGCAGATGTACCTCTTCAAGGCGAAGCAGGCCGCGCAGGCGGAGTACGAGCGCGCGCTCACGGAGCAGGGCGTCACGCGCGAGCAGGTCGCCGCGTTCCTCGACGCGAACCCGAAGTTCCGGAGCCCGTTCTACAAGGCGAAGCACGTCTACTGCGGTAACAACGCCGACATCGTCGCGGCGGTCGCCCCGTACATCCTGAAGACGCGCACGCAGCGCTGGAAGGACCGCCTCGCGAACGCGGTGACGGGCACGAAGAAGGTGGTGCAAGAGACCCCGCACCTCGCGGTCAGCCTCGTCGAGGGCGTGAAGCAAGCCCCCGCCTTCGCCGAGCGCCTCAAGGAGGACATCACGATCGTGCGCGAGATCCGCGCGCTGAAGAAGCAGCAGAAGAAGAACCCGGTCGACACGCTCGACGCCGCGGCGGAGGAGTAG
- a CDS encoding TMEM14 family protein, with translation MLDLVRVYLVGFGVVTIAGGVLGFVKAKSKASIIAGSISGAALVAAGALVGGAATTTGLALGFAVSLALTGRFGNAYRQTKKLMPAGLIAVLGAGGMVLTLLAFRR, from the coding sequence ATGCTCGATCTCGTCCGCGTCTATCTCGTCGGCTTCGGAGTGGTCACGATCGCCGGCGGCGTCCTCGGGTTCGTGAAGGCGAAGAGCAAAGCGTCGATCATCGCCGGCAGCATCTCCGGCGCCGCGCTCGTCGCGGCGGGCGCGCTCGTCGGCGGCGCGGCCACGACGACGGGCCTCGCGCTCGGCTTCGCGGTCTCGCTCGCGCTCACCGGCCGATTCGGCAACGCGTACCGCCAGACGAAGAAGCTCATGCCCGCCGGCCTCATCGCCGTCCTCGGCGCCGGCGGCATGGTCCTCACGCTCCTCGCGTTCCGCCGCTGA
- a CDS encoding CoA activase, which produces MSSAVNKPFLAIGMDVGSTTVKATVVDPVSKAILWSDYQRHHTKQPEKCLELLETIIAAFPDHPQDGWRIFLTGSGSAPLAPSTGGKFVQEVNAVTLAVEHLHPDVLSVVELGGQDAKIIMFKADEATGEKTAMASMNDKCASGTGATIDKCFLKVNAPPELVTTLRFDDSKLHHVAAKCGVFAETDIVNLIKSGIPSTEVLCSLADAIVMQNLSVLTRGNTLKSRVLLLGGPNTYLPFLQDCWRLRIPQVWQERGYDYPKDVPIEELVFVPENAQYYAALGAVLYGLHEEAHVGWLKGDLVELRDYITTGRKARLGESAGPPLSKSEQELEEFRELYKIPKYEPEKLEAGQKVRAVIGLDGGSTSSKAVLVDYDDGRILTKAYQLSKGNPIADTKELLAQLKGYVTKQGAELEVMGFGATGYAADVLEECVKSDVNIVETVAHMLSAVHYFGDVDVICDIGGQDIKVLFMKNGDIANFRLSNSCSAGNGTLLQGTADSFGVPVQQFADVAFKAELAPKFSYGCAVFLDTDRVNFQKEGFSKEEMLAGLAQVLPKNVWQYVVQIPRLASLGRKFVLQGGTQYNLAAVKAQVDYIKERVPNGEVFVHPHTGEAGAIGAAMETRRVVKRKGKSSFIGLDAAIDLEYTTKNDEETVCHFCPNECKRTFIDTKTPDGRTSRYIAGFSCEKGTVESKEAMLDLVAERKKTAQQFPNMVDYEAKRAFMHFYDAAPMPEHGSPIKDIEIKKGIFGQRRVEITRPFQRSSPEAWAARKRVRIGIPRVLNIYSTAPFLRTYLEALGIPKQNVVFSDETTEEMWVEGGKYGSIDPCYPSKVAQAHIHNLIFHQHTAKKPLKYIFFPILTHVTNFVADTMDNASCPIVAGAPDVMKAAFTKEVDFFATRGIEFLDPALSFVEPNLMAKRLFDTWGSRLGITEDENDHACREAWRALTIFENDVQEKGRAILETVEAEDRVAILMIGRPYHSDPGLNHGIPEEFQVLGYPILSVRSIPKTREYLDKYFKEELESGQMKTPLELNHVWPENYSVNSAQKVWGSVFAAHHPNVVVLDLSSFKCGHDAPIYGLIDSIIEKSKTPYAALHDIDANKPSGSIKIRVKTYAHALKLHEERLQDASKRRHELEHRLDEKRLELLELKGAQLEARRVQDAALRAQIEALRERVRAYKPKTFTMDGPADAEAKNMVKLGKKNKDGSITRVAVVDSASAAE; this is translated from the coding sequence ATGTCGTCTGCAGTGAACAAGCCCTTCCTGGCGATCGGAATGGATGTCGGCTCGACCACGGTGAAGGCCACCGTCGTCGATCCGGTCTCGAAGGCGATCCTCTGGAGCGACTACCAGCGCCACCACACGAAGCAGCCGGAGAAGTGCCTCGAGCTGCTCGAGACCATCATCGCCGCGTTCCCGGATCATCCCCAGGACGGCTGGCGCATCTTCCTCACCGGGTCCGGCTCCGCGCCGCTCGCGCCGTCGACGGGCGGCAAGTTCGTGCAGGAGGTGAACGCGGTCACGCTCGCGGTCGAGCACCTCCACCCCGACGTCCTCAGCGTCGTCGAGCTCGGTGGTCAGGACGCCAAGATCATCATGTTCAAGGCGGACGAGGCGACCGGCGAGAAGACGGCGATGGCGTCGATGAACGACAAGTGCGCGTCCGGCACGGGCGCCACCATCGACAAGTGCTTCCTCAAGGTCAACGCGCCGCCGGAGCTCGTCACCACGCTCCGCTTCGACGACTCCAAGCTGCACCACGTCGCGGCGAAGTGTGGCGTCTTTGCCGAGACGGACATCGTCAACCTCATCAAGAGTGGCATTCCGAGCACCGAGGTCCTCTGCTCGCTCGCCGACGCGATCGTCATGCAGAACCTCTCCGTCCTCACGCGTGGCAACACGCTGAAGTCGCGGGTGCTCCTCCTCGGCGGACCGAACACGTACCTCCCGTTCCTCCAGGACTGCTGGCGCCTCCGCATCCCGCAGGTCTGGCAGGAGCGCGGCTACGACTACCCGAAGGACGTGCCGATCGAGGAGCTCGTCTTCGTCCCCGAGAACGCGCAGTACTACGCCGCCCTCGGCGCCGTGCTCTACGGCCTCCACGAGGAGGCGCACGTCGGCTGGCTCAAGGGCGACCTCGTCGAGCTCCGCGACTACATCACGACCGGCCGCAAGGCGCGCCTCGGCGAGAGCGCGGGTCCGCCGCTCAGCAAGAGCGAGCAGGAGCTCGAGGAGTTCCGTGAGCTCTACAAGATCCCGAAGTACGAGCCGGAGAAGCTCGAGGCCGGGCAGAAGGTCCGCGCCGTCATCGGCCTCGACGGCGGCTCCACGTCGTCGAAGGCGGTCCTCGTCGACTACGACGACGGACGCATCCTCACGAAGGCGTACCAGCTCTCGAAGGGCAACCCGATCGCCGACACGAAGGAGCTCCTCGCGCAGCTGAAGGGCTACGTCACGAAGCAGGGCGCCGAGCTCGAGGTGATGGGCTTCGGCGCGACCGGCTACGCCGCCGACGTGCTCGAGGAGTGCGTGAAGAGCGACGTCAACATCGTCGAGACGGTCGCGCACATGCTTAGCGCGGTGCACTACTTCGGCGACGTCGACGTCATCTGTGACATCGGCGGGCAGGACATCAAGGTCCTGTTCATGAAGAACGGCGACATCGCGAACTTCCGCCTCTCGAACTCGTGCAGCGCCGGCAACGGCACGCTGCTGCAGGGCACGGCGGACTCGTTCGGCGTCCCGGTGCAACAGTTCGCCGACGTCGCGTTCAAGGCGGAGCTCGCGCCGAAGTTCAGCTACGGCTGCGCCGTCTTCCTCGACACCGATCGCGTCAACTTCCAGAAGGAGGGCTTCTCCAAGGAGGAGATGCTCGCGGGCCTCGCGCAGGTGCTGCCGAAGAACGTCTGGCAGTACGTCGTCCAGATCCCGCGCCTCGCGTCGCTCGGGCGCAAGTTCGTGCTCCAGGGCGGCACGCAGTACAACCTCGCCGCGGTCAAGGCGCAGGTCGACTACATCAAGGAGCGCGTCCCGAACGGCGAGGTGTTCGTCCACCCGCACACGGGCGAGGCCGGCGCGATCGGCGCGGCGATGGAGACCCGCCGCGTCGTGAAGCGGAAGGGCAAGAGCTCCTTCATCGGGCTCGATGCCGCGATCGACCTCGAGTACACGACGAAGAACGACGAAGAGACGGTGTGTCACTTCTGTCCGAACGAGTGCAAGCGCACGTTCATCGACACGAAGACGCCGGACGGCCGCACGTCGCGCTACATCGCCGGCTTCTCCTGCGAGAAGGGCACCGTCGAGTCGAAGGAGGCGATGCTCGACCTCGTCGCCGAGCGCAAGAAGACCGCGCAGCAGTTCCCCAACATGGTGGACTACGAGGCGAAGCGCGCGTTCATGCACTTCTACGACGCCGCGCCGATGCCGGAGCACGGCTCGCCGATCAAGGACATCGAGATCAAGAAGGGCATCTTCGGCCAGCGCCGCGTCGAGATCACGCGGCCGTTCCAGCGCTCGAGCCCGGAGGCGTGGGCGGCGCGGAAGCGGGTCCGCATCGGCATCCCGCGCGTCCTCAACATCTACTCGACGGCGCCGTTCCTCCGGACGTACCTCGAGGCGCTCGGCATCCCGAAGCAGAACGTCGTCTTCTCCGACGAGACGACGGAAGAGATGTGGGTCGAGGGTGGCAAGTACGGCTCGATCGACCCGTGCTACCCGAGCAAGGTCGCGCAGGCGCACATCCACAACCTGATCTTCCACCAGCACACGGCGAAGAAGCCGCTCAAGTACATCTTCTTCCCGATCCTCACCCACGTGACGAACTTCGTCGCGGACACGATGGACAACGCGAGCTGCCCCATCGTCGCCGGCGCGCCCGACGTCATGAAGGCGGCCTTCACGAAGGAGGTCGACTTCTTCGCGACGCGCGGCATCGAGTTCCTCGATCCCGCGCTCTCGTTCGTGGAGCCGAACCTGATGGCGAAGCGGCTCTTCGACACGTGGGGGTCGCGCCTCGGCATCACCGAGGACGAGAACGACCACGCCTGCCGCGAGGCGTGGCGCGCGCTCACGATCTTCGAGAACGACGTGCAGGAGAAGGGCCGCGCGATCCTCGAGACGGTGGAGGCGGAGGACCGCGTCGCGATCCTCATGATCGGGCGCCCGTACCACTCCGACCCGGGCCTCAACCACGGCATCCCGGAGGAGTTCCAGGTCCTCGGCTACCCGATCCTGTCGGTGCGCTCGATCCCGAAGACGCGCGAGTACCTCGACAAGTACTTCAAGGAGGAGCTCGAGTCGGGGCAGATGAAGACGCCGCTCGAGCTGAACCACGTCTGGCCGGAGAACTACTCCGTCAACAGCGCGCAGAAGGTCTGGGGCTCCGTCTTCGCGGCGCACCACCCGAACGTGGTCGTCCTCGACCTCTCGTCGTTCAAGTGCGGTCACGACGCGCCGATCTACGGCCTCATCGACTCGATCATCGAGAAGTCGAAGACGCCGTACGCCGCGCTCCACGACATCGACGCGAACAAGCCGTCGGGGTCGATCAAGATCCGCGTGAAGACGTACGCGCACGCGCTCAAGCTGCACGAGGAGCGCTTGCAGGATGCATCGAAGCGCCGCCACGAGCTCGAGCACCGCCTCGACGAGAAGCGCCTCGAGCTCCTCGAGCTGAAGGGCGCGCAGCTCGAGGCGCGGCGCGTCCAGGACGCCGCTCTCCGTGCCCAGATCGAAGCCCTCCGCGAGAGGGTGCGCGCCTACAAGCCCAAGACGTTCACGATGGACGGCCCGGCCGACGCCGAGGCCAAGAACATGGTGAAGCTGGGCAAGAAGAACAAAGACGGCAGCATCACACGCGTCGCCGTCGTCGATTCCGCTTCCGCTGCTGAGTGA
- a CDS encoding zeta toxin family protein, with product MSDFGTPVLLVIGGPNGSGKTTITVRLRADHWSEGVEYLNPDDIAQTRFGDWNSESAVLEAAKWTTARREELLAKRESIAFETVMSADDKISFIRRAISTSDVLTKNTRTK from the coding sequence TTGAGCGACTTCGGAACGCCTGTCCTCCTCGTCATCGGTGGTCCCAACGGCTCTGGCAAGACGACGATCACGGTGCGCCTGCGCGCCGATCATTGGAGCGAGGGCGTCGAGTACTTGAATCCCGACGACATCGCACAGACGCGCTTCGGCGACTGGAACTCCGAGAGCGCCGTGCTCGAGGCGGCAAAGTGGACGACCGCACGTCGCGAGGAGCTCCTCGCGAAGCGCGAGAGCATCGCGTTCGAGACCGTGATGTCGGCCGACGACAAGATTTCGTTCATCCGTCGCGCGATCTCCACATCCGACGTGCTCACGAAGAACACGCGCACGAAGTAG
- a CDS encoding TetR/AcrR family transcriptional regulator yields MDKAERRQQILQNARDVFARLGYHAAKIDDIVAAAGIARGTFYSYFEDKRAIFEEIVDQTFARIGASIVHVDTDDPARSVAEQVRQNIRAIVHALLEDRATTKILLSDAVGLDPELDKKLMSFYEGVGQLLEGSLTDGQERGIVAPGDVRMFAIMSLGAMKEIMYQVTMRDLDYPEDRIVEQIYAFLSGGYLRVAT; encoded by the coding sequence GTGGACAAAGCCGAGCGTCGCCAGCAGATATTGCAGAATGCACGCGATGTGTTCGCGCGGCTCGGGTACCACGCGGCGAAGATCGACGACATCGTGGCGGCGGCCGGCATCGCGCGCGGCACGTTCTACTCGTACTTCGAGGACAAGCGCGCCATCTTCGAGGAGATCGTCGACCAGACCTTCGCGCGCATCGGCGCCTCGATCGTCCACGTCGACACCGACGATCCGGCGCGGAGCGTCGCGGAGCAGGTCCGCCAGAACATCCGCGCGATCGTGCACGCACTCCTCGAGGACCGCGCGACGACGAAGATCCTCCTCTCCGACGCGGTCGGGCTCGATCCCGAGCTCGACAAGAAGCTGATGAGCTTCTACGAGGGCGTCGGCCAGCTCCTCGAAGGCTCACTCACCGACGGCCAGGAGCGCGGCATCGTCGCGCCGGGCGACGTCCGCATGTTCGCGATCATGAGCCTCGGCGCGATGAAGGAGATCATGTACCAGGTCACGATGCGGGACCTCGACTACCCCGAGGACCGCATCGTCGAGCAGATCTACGCCTTCCTCTCCGGCGGCTACCTGCGCGTCGCGACGTAG
- a CDS encoding glutamine amidotransferase, with protein sequence MKVIVLRAGDAAAPVAARRGEFFSWIRREGEGAWSGDWHEHDVRDVTAPLPSPDDARAFIVTGSSSSVTERAPWMLRTEALLRELHARKVPLLGICFGHQMIGEALGGKVAKNPNGREIGTCEVTLAADADDPILAGLPRTFTANHSHVDSVVTLPPGARRLGSTSLEPNAMFALGPTTKCVQFHPEFDGDSMRGYVEARAHLIDAEGLDAKALHARAVDAPHGAATLKNFLRYVATRR encoded by the coding sequence ATGAAGGTCATCGTCCTCCGCGCCGGCGACGCCGCCGCGCCCGTCGCCGCTCGGCGCGGCGAGTTCTTCTCGTGGATCCGTCGCGAAGGGGAGGGGGCGTGGAGCGGCGACTGGCACGAGCACGACGTGCGCGACGTCACGGCGCCGCTGCCGTCGCCGGACGACGCGCGCGCGTTCATCGTGACGGGCTCGAGCAGCAGCGTGACGGAGCGCGCGCCGTGGATGTTGCGGACGGAGGCGCTCCTCCGCGAGCTCCACGCGCGGAAGGTCCCTCTCCTCGGGATCTGCTTCGGGCACCAGATGATCGGCGAGGCGCTCGGCGGGAAGGTCGCGAAGAACCCGAACGGCCGCGAGATCGGCACCTGCGAGGTCACGCTCGCCGCCGACGCGGACGACCCGATCCTCGCCGGGCTGCCGCGCACGTTCACCGCGAACCACTCGCACGTCGACAGCGTGGTCACGCTGCCGCCGGGGGCGCGGCGGCTCGGATCGACGAGCCTCGAGCCCAACGCGATGTTCGCGCTCGGGCCGACGACGAAGTGCGTGCAGTTCCACCCCGAGTTCGACGGCGACTCGATGCGCGGCTACGTCGAGGCGCGCGCGCACCTCATCGACGCGGAGGGCCTCGACGCGAAGGCGCTCCACGCGCGCGCGGTCGACGCTCCGCACGGCGCCGCGACGCTCAAGAACTTCCTCCGCTACGTCGCGACGCGCAGGTAG